The sequence TGAAGATATCGATAAAGAACCCTTCCGCCCAAATCATGTGTTTGCCTGCGCCGGCGATATTGACGTGGTTTAAACCTCAAACTGCTCGCTTCTCAGCGCCTTAGCGTGCTGAGAAGCGCCACTGACTTTAACATTAAGTAACATTTTTGCCGCTGTACTTCCCTTGTACCCCATTGCCGCTTGCTTCATGATAACCCGCGACATACCCCTTTGATATTCGCGTTAAACACGCCCTAAAAACAACAGTAGGATTAACCTATGCGACGTTTGTATCCTGTCTGCGCGCTAGCCATGCTCAGTGCCTGCAGCCCCAATTCGGCCCAGCCCGATGCCAACAGCAGTGCAGCACTTAAACCCGTGCAAATGAATGAAGCACGCTTTAGAAACGATATTAAAAACCTTTCCTCCGATGAGTTTGAAGGCCGTGCGCCGACCACTCAGGGTGAAAAACTCACCTTGGATTATTTATCCAAAGCCTTTACAGAGATGGGACTTAAAGGTGCCTACCAAGGCAGCTTTTTACAACCTGTGCCTATGGTGAGCTATACCGCAGATGAAGCGCAGCAAGTCACGTTGGCAGGATTACCCTTTAAATACCGTCAAGATCTGGTGCTCAGCAGTCGCCATGATAACGGTGGCGTTAACATTGAGAACGCGCCACTGGTATTTGTTGGCTACGGTGTTAATGCACCTGAATATGCTTGGAACGATTACCAAGATCTCGACATGAAAGGCAAAATAGCGGTGATCTTAGTGAACGATCCCGGTTTTGCCCGTCCAGATTCAGGCAAATTTAATGGCAAAGCCATGACCTACTACGGTCGCTGGAGTTATAAATTTGAAGAAGCTAGCCGCCAAGGTGCGCTCGGCGCGCTACTCATTCACGATACTGAACCTGCATCTTATCCTTGGTCAGTGGTCGAAAACAGTTGGACAGGACCGCAGCAGGATTTAGTCCTTAGTAAAGCCGAGCAAGATAGCCGCGTCCAAGTTGAAGGTTGGTTAACCTTAGATACCGCCACAAAACTGTTTGAAAAGGCCGGCCTATCTCTTCCTACGCTAATGGCTCGCGCCGCCGATAGCCCAATTAACTTACCCCTTGAGCAAACGGCCAATATTGCCTTTAAAAACAAAGCAGAATACGCCAATAGCTATAACGTTGTTGCCACTCTTGCCGGTTCGCAGCAAGCCGATGAACATATCCTGTTCACGGGCCACTGGGACCATATTGGCAAAGATGACAGTAAAGAAGGCGATAAAATTTACAATGGCGCAATGGATAACGCTTCCGGTATTGCCGGCATTTTAGAAATCGCCAGACAACTTGCCGACAATGCCACACAAGGCCACGGTTTAGCCCGCTCAGTAACGTTTATCGCCACCACAGGCGAAGAGCAAGGTTTGCTTGGCTCACGTTATTATGCCGCTAATCCTATCTATCCGATTGATAAAACGGTGGCGGTACTCAATCTAGATAGCACCAATATCTATGGAAAAACCAAGGACTTTACCATAGTCGGTAAAGGCAAATCTGAGCTTGAGAACTACCTAATCGATGCCGCCAAACAACAAAACCGCATTGCTTTAGGTGAAAAAAATCCAGCTTCGGGCGGTTTCTTCCGCTCTGATCACTTCAGCTTCGCCAAACTCGGCGTACCTGCGGTCTTTGCCGGAGGCGGTAGTGAGCCTATCGATGCGGCAACCGCTGACTATAAGACTCAAATGCAAGCAACCATGAAAGGCTGCTATCACAATGTCTGCGATGAATACCGTGAAGACTGGGATTTGAGTGGTGCGATTCAAGATCTGGAAGTTTACTATCAAGTGACTCGCGAGTTAGGTAATAGTCAAGATTGGCCTGGGTATTATCCAGGCACTGAGTTTAACAATCTTCGCCCCGCCAAAACTCCACTTGCCAAGGCCGCAAACTAAACAGCTCTAGCAGAGCGATGTTAATGCTAAAACAGTCGTATAAGGCACCATGAAGGTGCCTTATTATTTTACCGAGCCGCCTCACTTTACCAACGCGATTAACCTTGACTGCTGCATTAGGCTCAAGACTGCCAACAAGCTGCTTATAAAATCAGCAGTGCTTACTCTTAAATCACTATCTTGCTCACATTTATGATGATTTTCTCAAAAACGGTTTTTCTTGAGTGAACATTACATATTTGCCAATATCCCACTTTGCAATCCACAACCAAAAACACTTTATGTATAAAAAAGCGAAATTAATTAGATAATATTCAATCAAAGTCATTTTAAAGACAGAACAAACTCATCTAAAACACCAAAAAACGAATAAATCATCAAAAATAAAATTTGGCAAAATCCCGAATCGCTGGCACATTGATACTCAATTGAGACATCCTCAAATGAAATGCAGTGGTTTAGGAGTGGGATTATGTGTTCGATTTTTTCAATTTTAGATATTCAATCCGATGCAAAAGAGCTGCGTCAAGTCGCACTAGAAATGTCCAAACTGATGCGCCATCGCGGCCCCGATTGGTCAGGCATTTACGCCAGCGATAAAGCTATTTTGGCCCACGAACGCTTGGCCATTGTCGATATTGAACATGGCGCGCAGCCACTGCTAACCGAAGACGGCAGCCTTATCCTCGCAGTCAATGGTGAAATCTATAACCACAAAGAACTCAAAGCCCAGTTAGGCGATAAGTACAGCTATCAAACCAACTCAGATTGCGAAGTTATTCTGGCGCTGTATCAGGAATATGGCACTGAATTTCTTGATAAATTAAACGGTATTTTCGCCTTCGTACTCTACGACAAAGCCAAAGACGCCTACCTAATTGGTCGCGATCATATGGGTATCATCCCGCTCTACACGGGTCGTGATGCGGCAGGTAACCTCTATGTCGCCTCTGAAATGAAAGCACTGATGCCAGTGTGTAAAACCGTGGAAGAATTCCAGCCGGGCCAATACTTATACTCAAGCGATGCTGCGGCAGTGAAATACTACACTCGCGATTGGCAACAGTATGATGCAGTTAAAGATAATGGCGCCAGCCAAGAAGAATTGCGTGAAGCTCTAGAAGCTGCAGTTAAGCGCCAATTGATGTCCGATGTACCTTACGGGGTATTACTCTCCGGCGGTTTAGACTCATCGGTGATCTCGGCTATCACCCAGACATTTGCTAAACGTCGCATCGAAGATGACGGTGAAACGGGCGCTTGGTGGCCGCAGCTACACTCCTTTGCTGTCGGTTTAAAAGGCGCACCGGATTTAATCGCTGCCAAAAAGGTTGCTGATGCCATTGGAACGATTCACCATGAGATCAACTTTACCTTCCAAGAAGGGCTAGATGCGATTAAAGAAGTGATTTATCACTTAGAAACCTATGATGTCACCACCATTCGTGCGGCCACACCAATGTATTTAATGGCACGAAAAATCAAGGCGATGGGCATTAAAATGGTGCTCTCTGGCGAAGGCGCTGATGAACTCTTTGGCGGCTACTTATACTTCCACAAGGCGCCAAACGCACAGGCTTTCCATGAGGAATTAGTCCGTAAGCTGGATAAACTGCATCTGTTCGATTGCCTGCGCGCCAACAAAGCCATGGCCGCATGGGGACTCGAAGCCCGTGTGCCCTTCCTCGATAAGGAATTTATGGATGTGGCGATGCGAATCAACCCTGAGGCAAAAATGTCTAAGGATGGCCGGATTGAGAAACACATTCTGCGTCAAGCCTTTGAGCATAAATTGCCCAAAGAAGTCGCCTGGCGCCAAAAGGAACAATTCAGCGATGGCGTGGGTTACTCTTGGATCGATGGTTTGAAGGCCCATGCCGCAGAGCAAGTAGACGATTTGCAACTGGCCAACGCGAAGTTCCGCTTCCCCTATAACACGCCAGAAACCAAAGAAGCCTATTTCTACCGTTGTTTCTTTGAGGAGCATTATCCATTGCCAAGTGCCGCCGAAACGGTTCCTGGGGGCAAGTCGGTCGCCTGCTCAACCCCAGAAGCACTGGCCTGGGATGAAAGTTTACGGGGTATTATCGACCCATCAGGCCGAGCCGTACGCTCTGTACATGCTGCGAGTTATTGATTAGCCGTTAAAATGACAAAGCCATCCTAGGATGGCTTTAATATTACTAAGTTAACACGAGTCGCCGTAAGGCTTAAAAGATAGTCTCATCCAATTGAGTTAACATCTCACTTGCCTGCTCCAATTGCTTACGTAGGCTACGACTCTGCACTGCCCAATACGCCATATAAAAATCAGCGGTTTTCAATTTAGCCTGATAGAAACCCACTTCTTCAGTGCCATTGTCGAGTGCAGTCAGCGCAATATTCGCCATTCGCGCCCACATCCACGCTAAAGCGGTAATACCGAACAACTCAAGATACGCCATCGATGCCGCGCCGATAATATCAGGATTGCTGGCCGCATGGGTCGCTAAATAGCCACTTGCCTTTTGTAAATCGGTAGCGCAATCCATTAGTCCACTCACATAGGGCTGCATTTGGGCATCTTTGCCTTGTGATTGGATAAATTCAGTGACCAGCGTTGACCATTGCTGCATAGCCGCACCACGGTCGCTCAGCAGTTTACGGCCGACTAAATCGAGCGCCTGAATACCATTTGTACCTTCATAAATCAGTGCAATACGGCTATCACGCACAAATTGCTCCATGCCCCATTCGTGAATATAGCCATGACCACCAAACACTTGCTGCGCATCCACACAGGCATTAAAGCCTCGGTTAGTGATAAATCCCTTCACCACAGGCGTAAACAAGGCCGCTAATTGCGAGGCCGCTTTGGCTTTTGCAGGATCGCTATGGCGCTCAGCTTCATCCAACCACAACGCCTGTTGCCCTACAAGTGCGCGGGCGCCCTCATTAAAGGCCTTTTGTGATAACAACATTCGGCGCACATCACCATGTACCAAAATGGGATCAGCCGCTTTTTCAGGGGCTTTCGCCCCACTAATAGCACGGCTCTGTAATCTGTCCTTGGCGTAAGCCAACGCATTTTGATAAGCGATTTCGGAGACGCCTAATCCCTGCATCCCTACCCCAAGGCGAGCTTGATTCATCATGGTAAACATGGCGCGCAGCCCTTGGTGCGGTTCTCCCACTAACTCACCGAGTGCGCCATCAAATACCATCACACAGGTTGAGTTACCGTGGATGCCCATTTTATGTTCAAGACCACTGGCATACAGGCTGTTAGCTTGACCTAAACTGCCATCACTGTTGACTAACACTTTTGGCACAGCAAAGAGTGAAATCCCCTTCACGCCTTCGGGAGCATCAGGTAAGCGCGCTAAGACTAGGTGGACTATGTTATCGGTGAATGGATGATCGCCCGAGGAGATAAAAATCTTCTCGCCGGTGATAGCAAAGTAGCCGTCCGCCGCTGGCACGGCCTTAGTGCGCAGCAGTGCTAAGTCGGTTCCCGCATGGGATTCGGTCAAATTCATGGTGCCGGTCCATTCACCACTCACCAATTTAGGTAAATACTTTTGTTTTAATGCCTCACTACCGTGAGCATGAATGGCTGAGTAAGCGCCATGGGTAAGTCCTGGATACATAGCAAAGGCCATGTTGGTCGAGGTTTGCATTTCGGTGACGAAAATCCCAACCACTTCGGGTAGCCCTTGACCACCAAATGCGGGATCGCAGGTCAATGTCGGCCAGCCATTATCGACAAATTGCTGATAGGCGTCGGCAAAGCCTTCTGGGGTAACAACGTTACCCTCCACTAATTTGCAGCCTTGCACATCACCGATACTATTTAATGGCAACATCACCTCTGTGCTGAAATCCGCCATACCTTGCAGGATAGCATCGACCAGTTCGGGATCGATTTCATCGAAGCCTTTTAGGGCATCTTGCTGATAAATATGCAACATTTCATCGAGGATAAATTGATAGTCACGCAGTGGTGCTTGATAGACTGGCATAATGGCTTCCCTTTCTTGTTTTATGGCAATGTACTAAGTGCTCTGACCACTTTAGCTAAATCTGTTGAAAAAGAAAGCATCTCTCCTTGGGTTGAGTGACTTTTGTTTGCCCAGTCGAACAGCAAAACCGTAAATTGATCGCAACAAAGGCTTATGCTCAAGCGCAAAAGTTTGTAAGCTAAGTGTCGGTATTGCTGATACGTCATCAGGTTGAGGATATTGTTGCTATGGGTTCTGTTACCACCAAAAAACACGCAAACGGGCTCGATTATGTCGAAGTGAACACGGCATTATGCCAAGCGAGAATTTTTTTACAGGGCGCGCAAATCGACCATTTTCAACCTGTCGGTAAGCCCCCATTGTTATGGGTTTCCTCCGCCGATGACTATCAACCCGGAAATGGGATCCGTGGTGGTGTACCTGTATGTTGGCCATGGTTTGGCATGAGCAGTGAAGCCAATTTCCCACAACACGGTTTTGCTCGCACCCGAGTTTGGGCGCTAGAATCAGTTGAGATGCGTAATCAATTGGTGGATTTGCGTTTCAGCTTAACCATCAGCGAAGAAGATAAGGTCTTTTGGCCGCACAATACCCAAGTCAACGTACTCTTTACCTTAGGTGAAACGTTAAGTATCAGCTTGATTAATACCAACCTTGGTGATGTACCCGTGAGCCTCACTCAAGCGCTACACAGCTATTTTCCGATTGAAGATATTCACCAGCTTAAAGCGACAGGATTTAGCGGTGCTCAATATATTGAGTTTGCTAAAGGCCCATACCCGCAAACCACAGATGACGTGTTATTTGACCGTGAAACCGACCGCGTTTACACCAACCTAGGCCCAGTACAACACTTACATACGCCAAAAGGTATAATTGAAGTAAGCCGTGAGAATAGCCGCTCGGCGGTGCTGTGGAACCCGTGGATTGAAAAATCGACCCGGCTTGCCCGCTTCAATGACAATGACTATCTGACCATGGTGTGTTTAGAAGCCGCCAATGTGCTTGAAGATAAGCTCACTCTCGCTCCTGGTGAAAGCCACAGCCTTATCACCCATATTCGCTGGGCAGACTAATTGGACTCTTATCGATAACCCCATCAATGCAAAAGCCCAGTGAATGACTGGGCTTTTTTAATGTCATCAAACTTATGATGGCCATCTATTAGGCAACAACCTACACCTACTTAGTGTTTTTCTCAAAACGCGCTAACAAGCTTGAGGTATCCCAACGATTACCGCCCATGGCTTGAACTTCTGAGTAAAACTGATCCACTAACGCGGTTAAGGGTAAGTGCGAACCATTGCGGCGGGCTTCTTCTAAGGCAATGCCTAAATCCTTACGCATCCAATCAACCGCAAAACCAAAATCATAGTTTTGTGCCCACATGGTCTTGTAGCGATTTTCCATTTGCCAGCTTTGCGCGGCACCTTTACTGATAACTTCCACCACTTTTTCACCGTCAAGCCCAGCTTTACGGGCAAATTGCAGCGCTTCGGCAAGACCTTGCACGACACCCGCGATACAAATTTGGTTGACCATCTTAGTGAGCTGCCCAGCGCCTACTTCACCTAAACGCTCGGCGCAGCGTGCAAACGCTTCAATAACAGGTTTAACACGCTCAAATACGGCTTGCTCACCACCGACCATAACCGTGAGCACACCATTTTCAGCCCCAGCTTGACCACCCGATACAGGTGCATCGAGAAAATCGATCCCCTTTTCACCTAATACTTTATGTAACTCACGGGCCACATCGGCAGACGCAGTGGTATGGTCTACCAATACAGTGCCGAGCGCCATACCATGGATCACCCCATCATCCCCTAACACCACTTCACGTAGATCGTTATCATTACCCACACAAGTAAATACAATATCTTGACCTATTGCCGCCTCTTTAGGCGTTGGGCAACACCGACCGCCATAGGTATCGACCCAAGTTTGTGCCTTAGCAAAAGTCCGGTTATACACTGTGACCTCATGGCCCTTGTTGAGTAAGTGTCTTGCCATGGGATAACCCATTACGCCTAAACCAATAAATGCGACTTTTGCCATGAGGAATTCCTTTATTTGAAGCAAAGTGTTTGATAAACGAGTTGAAAGGTTTGCATAAAATGTATCTTTGCGCGCTTATGTTACTCCTCAAACTTTCCTGCCCATACTAAAAAAATGCGAGCAAGTGTTTCAAATTTAGGAGTGAATAAGCGGCTAAAGCAATGGCGGCAGTGTAGCATTCGCTTGCTTGAGCGTCAGAGTTAAAATGCCTAGCGCTGCAAACGCAGTTTTCGACAGAAACAACAACGGCGCACTCGGCGCCGTTGTTGTTTCTGTCGAACGATTATTTCTGTACATGGGCTTCCATTTCGGCACCAATTTTCTTACGCATCTCCATTAAGCGCAGTGCAGAATCTCGAAGGTGAATATCATTTTCAGTCTGTGGCACCCACTCAGGTACTGGCGTGGGCTGACCTTGTTCATCGACTGCAACCATGATGACAATACAGTGAGTCGTAAGATGCCGCTCTGAAACCTTAGGATCGCCGGCCCGCACATCGATACCAATATGCATAGAGGTTTTACCGGTATAAATCACCTTCGCGCTAACTTCGACAATGTTGCCCACTAAAATCGGTTGAACAAATCGAATACCACCTGCGTAAGCGGTAATACAATATTTACCACTCCACCCCGCAGCACAGGCATAGGCTGCAAGGTCAATCCATTTCATCACAGCGCCACCGTGAACCTTACCACCAAAATTCACATCCGCAGGCTCTGACAAAAATCTCAGGGTAATTTGTCTATCGATACCAGCCATATAACCTCAACTTATTCAGCCTCTGTGGCTCAATGATTTTGCAATAAGTTGAGTTTACGACAGAAATAGTCAATAACGTAAAAATAATTGCGATTGCATCTGCGCAGATAACCGATTTAACCAAAGTAGCTGATAACCCCGCAGGACAATAATACTCCAGGCAAGGCTAAACGATATAACCACAGCTGCAACTCACTGCTGACAAAGCGTCTTCCGTTACCCCAAGTGTAAAACCCAAGCCCTAACAGAAAGAGTCCAATGACCTCCAATCCAGACGATATATGATCGGTACCACCAACAATGATGGCGGTGACTAACAACGCGAACCAGACCACCACATAAGCCGCAATGGCAAAAATGAAGGTCTTCATGCCGATATCTATATTAGGATGCCAAGTTTTGGATTCACCACGTATAAGTTCGGTCAAATTAGCGGTTACAGCCCCCACCATTGGTACGAGTGGGATAACGATAGGGTTTAACATGACAGATTGCCTTTAAAGCGAGTTATGTCTGTCATTATCGGCGGTAAAAAGGATGAAACAAGCTTGATGAAAAAACATTAACCATCATGATATCAGCAGGTTACAAAGAGACATTCCGCACAAGATGAACATAAAAAAATGCGCCAATTGGCGCATTTTTATGAAGATAATAACCTTTTAGACTTTCTTAAACAGTAATGAACCGTTAGTTCCACCAAAGCCGAAGGAGTTACATAGAGCGTAATCTAACTTCACATCGCGGGCAGTGTGTGCCACAAAGTCTAAATCACACCCTTCGTCAGGATTATCGAGGTTAATGGTCGGTGGTACCGCTTGGTCACGTAGTGCCAATAAAGTGAAAATCGCCTCCACCGCGCCCGCAGCACCTAATAGGTGACCCGTCATCGACTTAGTCGAACTCACAAGCAGATTATAAGCGTGATCACCAAAGACCGACTTAACCGCCGCCGCTTCCGCTTTATCACCTGCGGGGGTTGAAGTGCCATGGGCATTGATATAGCCAATTTTCTCAAGTGGTAGCTTAGCATCATTAACGGCATTGACCATAGCCGCTGCGGCACCCGCACCATCACTTGGTGGCGAGGTCATATGGAAAGCATCACCGCTCATACCAAAGCCAACGAGTTCACCATAAATGGTCGCACCGCGCGCTTTAGCGTGCTCGTATTCTTCCATCACCATTACACCAGCGCCATCACCGATCACAAAACCATCACGGTCTTTATCCCATGGACGGCTCGCTGCAGTTGGATCATCATTGCGAGTTGAGAGGGCTTTTGCTGCACCAAAACCACCTACACCTAATGGGCACGTGACATCTTCCGCCCCACCGGCAACCATTACGTCAGCATCACCATAGGCGATGGTGCGCGCCGCAAAACCGATATTATGCACACCGGTTGTACAGGCGGTAGTGACGGCAAAGTTAGGGCCTGTCATTCCGTACATAATCGATAAATGGCCTGCAATCATATTAATGATGGTGCTCGGCACGAAGAAAGGCGAAATTTTACGTGGACCACC comes from Shewanella oneidensis MR-1 and encodes:
- a CDS encoding M28 family metallopeptidase gives rise to the protein MRRLYPVCALAMLSACSPNSAQPDANSSAALKPVQMNEARFRNDIKNLSSDEFEGRAPTTQGEKLTLDYLSKAFTEMGLKGAYQGSFLQPVPMVSYTADEAQQVTLAGLPFKYRQDLVLSSRHDNGGVNIENAPLVFVGYGVNAPEYAWNDYQDLDMKGKIAVILVNDPGFARPDSGKFNGKAMTYYGRWSYKFEEASRQGALGALLIHDTEPASYPWSVVENSWTGPQQDLVLSKAEQDSRVQVEGWLTLDTATKLFEKAGLSLPTLMARAADSPINLPLEQTANIAFKNKAEYANSYNVVATLAGSQQADEHILFTGHWDHIGKDDSKEGDKIYNGAMDNASGIAGILEIARQLADNATQGHGLARSVTFIATTGEEQGLLGSRYYAANPIYPIDKTVAVLNLDSTNIYGKTKDFTIVGKGKSELENYLIDAAKQQNRIALGEKNPASGGFFRSDHFSFAKLGVPAVFAGGGSEPIDAATADYKTQMQATMKGCYHNVCDEYREDWDLSGAIQDLEVYYQVTRELGNSQDWPGYYPGTEFNNLRPAKTPLAKAAN
- the asnB gene encoding asparagine synthase B, translated to MCSIFSILDIQSDAKELRQVALEMSKLMRHRGPDWSGIYASDKAILAHERLAIVDIEHGAQPLLTEDGSLILAVNGEIYNHKELKAQLGDKYSYQTNSDCEVILALYQEYGTEFLDKLNGIFAFVLYDKAKDAYLIGRDHMGIIPLYTGRDAAGNLYVASEMKALMPVCKTVEEFQPGQYLYSSDAAAVKYYTRDWQQYDAVKDNGASQEELREALEAAVKRQLMSDVPYGVLLSGGLDSSVISAITQTFAKRRIEDDGETGAWWPQLHSFAVGLKGAPDLIAAKKVADAIGTIHHEINFTFQEGLDAIKEVIYHLETYDVTTIRAATPMYLMARKIKAMGIKMVLSGEGADELFGGYLYFHKAPNAQAFHEELVRKLDKLHLFDCLRANKAMAAWGLEARVPFLDKEFMDVAMRINPEAKMSKDGRIEKHILRQAFEHKLPKEVAWRQKEQFSDGVGYSWIDGLKAHAAEQVDDLQLANAKFRFPYNTPETKEAYFYRCFFEEHYPLPSAAETVPGGKSVACSTPEALAWDESLRGIIDPSGRAVRSVHAASY
- a CDS encoding acyl-CoA dehydrogenase C-terminal domain-containing protein encodes the protein MPVYQAPLRDYQFILDEMLHIYQQDALKGFDEIDPELVDAILQGMADFSTEVMLPLNSIGDVQGCKLVEGNVVTPEGFADAYQQFVDNGWPTLTCDPAFGGQGLPEVVGIFVTEMQTSTNMAFAMYPGLTHGAYSAIHAHGSEALKQKYLPKLVSGEWTGTMNLTESHAGTDLALLRTKAVPAADGYFAITGEKIFISSGDHPFTDNIVHLVLARLPDAPEGVKGISLFAVPKVLVNSDGSLGQANSLYASGLEHKMGIHGNSTCVMVFDGALGELVGEPHQGLRAMFTMMNQARLGVGMQGLGVSEIAYQNALAYAKDRLQSRAISGAKAPEKAADPILVHGDVRRMLLSQKAFNEGARALVGQQALWLDEAERHSDPAKAKAASQLAALFTPVVKGFITNRGFNACVDAQQVFGGHGYIHEWGMEQFVRDSRIALIYEGTNGIQALDLVGRKLLSDRGAAMQQWSTLVTEFIQSQGKDAQMQPYVSGLMDCATDLQKASGYLATHAASNPDIIGAASMAYLELFGITALAWMWARMANIALTALDNGTEEVGFYQAKLKTADFYMAYWAVQSRSLRKQLEQASEMLTQLDETIF
- a CDS encoding D-hexose-6-phosphate mutarotase; amino-acid sequence: MGSVTTKKHANGLDYVEVNTALCQARIFLQGAQIDHFQPVGKPPLLWVSSADDYQPGNGIRGGVPVCWPWFGMSSEANFPQHGFARTRVWALESVEMRNQLVDLRFSLTISEEDKVFWPHNTQVNVLFTLGETLSISLINTNLGDVPVSLTQALHSYFPIEDIHQLKATGFSGAQYIEFAKGPYPQTTDDVLFDRETDRVYTNLGPVQHLHTPKGIIEVSRENSRSAVLWNPWIEKSTRLARFNDNDYLTMVCLEAANVLEDKLTLAPGESHSLITHIRWAD
- a CDS encoding NAD(P)-dependent oxidoreductase gives rise to the protein MAKVAFIGLGVMGYPMARHLLNKGHEVTVYNRTFAKAQTWVDTYGGRCCPTPKEAAIGQDIVFTCVGNDNDLREVVLGDDGVIHGMALGTVLVDHTTASADVARELHKVLGEKGIDFLDAPVSGGQAGAENGVLTVMVGGEQAVFERVKPVIEAFARCAERLGEVGAGQLTKMVNQICIAGVVQGLAEALQFARKAGLDGEKVVEVISKGAAQSWQMENRYKTMWAQNYDFGFAVDWMRKDLGIALEEARRNGSHLPLTALVDQFYSEVQAMGGNRWDTSSLLARFEKNTK
- a CDS encoding acyl-CoA thioesterase; translation: MAGIDRQITLRFLSEPADVNFGGKVHGGAVMKWIDLAAYACAAGWSGKYCITAYAGGIRFVQPILVGNIVEVSAKVIYTGKTSMHIGIDVRAGDPKVSERHLTTHCIVIMVAVDEQGQPTPVPEWVPQTENDIHLRDSALRLMEMRKKIGAEMEAHVQK
- the fabF gene encoding beta-ketoacyl-ACP synthase II, which produces MSKRRVVVTGLGLVTPVGNTVDTTWKALLSGKSGIAPITKFDASEFTTRFSGSVKDFDVEQYLTKKDARKMDLFIQYGMAAGIQAIQDSGLDMSKVNPGRVGTAIGAGMGGMWLIEQNHSALMNGGPRKISPFFVPSTIINMIAGHLSIMYGMTGPNFAVTTACTTGVHNIGFAARTIAYGDADVMVAGGAEDVTCPLGVGGFGAAKALSTRNDDPTAASRPWDKDRDGFVIGDGAGVMVMEEYEHAKARGATIYGELVGFGMSGDAFHMTSPPSDGAGAAAAMVNAVNDAKLPLEKIGYINAHGTSTPAGDKAEAAAVKSVFGDHAYNLLVSSTKSMTGHLLGAAGAVEAIFTLLALRDQAVPPTINLDNPDEGCDLDFVAHTARDVKLDYALCNSFGFGGTNGSLLFKKV